Genomic window (Nymphaea colorata isolate Beijing-Zhang1983 chromosome 1, ASM883128v2, whole genome shotgun sequence):
CGTGACAATGAGGATACGGGCGGTTCGTCATGCTACCCAGAGGTTTCTGAGCAGACGAAGGGTCTACCTGAGCGTGTTTCTGGTTGGAAACCGTTTTCTTCCAGTACCAGTTTGGAACAGAAGGAGCCTGCTTCTGCGAGTGGCTTGGGTTCTGAAGGGCCTGTCTTAGGGAAGGATAATAGCGAAGGGTTTAACTCGAAGTTTGGTCGATCTGGACTTTCTGGTGGGAGCGTATTCGTATTTGGTAGTCAAAAAGATCCGAAGCAGAGTTCAGTCAATTCTGGAGATGATAGCAGCAGCATGTCGTTCAAAATGGCAACTGAAATGAGGCATTTGAAGATTGATGACGTGGGCTCAACTGGTAGACACATGCATTCTGCAAATAATTTGAACCTTAAGGGGGAGAACAGCATTCCAGGAATTAGAGAATGGGTCGGCTCTGCTGATTCTAAGATTGACATTGGGTCAATGGCTGGCGAAGAACCAAGAAGCGAACGTTTTGCCTTTGGTGCGAACAGAGGTAACACATGGAGTTCCGATAAGAGCAATAGTTTAGCTAGAGGATTGAGCGAGGGCACAGAAAAGAAGCTGCCTGATGAAATGAGAAAGTTGAAAATCGATGAGGCGCAAGAGGCTTGCTCTGGTGGGAGCGTATTCGTATTTGGTAGTCAAAAAGATCCGAAGCAGAGTTCAGTCAACTCTGGAGATGATAGCAGCAGCATGTCGTTCAAAATGGCAACTGAAATGAGGCATTTGAAGATTGATGACGTGGGCTCAACTGGTAGGTACATGCATTCTGCAGATAATTTGAACCTTAAGGGGGAGAACAGCATTCCAGGAGTTAGAGAATGGGTCGGCTCTGCTGATTCTAAGATTGACATTGGTTCAATGGCTGGCGAAGAACCAAGAAGCGAACGTTTTGCCTTTGGTGCGAACAGAGGTAAAACATGGAGTTTCGATAAGAGCAATAGTTTAGCTGGAGGATTGAGCGAGGGCACAGAAAAGAAGCTGCCTGATGAAATGAGAAAGTTGAAAATTGATGAGGCGCAAGAGGCTTGCTCTTCTGCTTCTTTTACATTTGGCTTTGGTACTAAAACCGATGCCAGTGCTGGAGCATCCAGAAATCAATGCTTCGTATCTCGTAGTACCAGAGGTAGCGGTTCAGCTAGAGTGTCGAGTGAGAGCGCAAAGAATATACTACCGAACGAAATGAGAAAGctgaaaattgaagaaaagcTAGAAGTTTACTCTTCTGATTACCGTGAGAATCAATCTACTGCAGCTAACATAGATCAGAACATTACCATGGGAAGTGTCGGTAGGACGCCAGAAACTAATATTGCCTTTGAGGTTCGGGAACGTGCGGTGCCATCACCTGGAACTGGTTTGAGCTCCACAAGCTTTGTATTTGGTAGCAATAAATTTGGCACTCAGTGCTTCCAGACAACACAAGAGGCTGGGCAAAGTGGTTCGACTGCTAGAACTGATTCTAGAACTACTAGCTTCACATTTGGCCACAAGAATGCTAATGATTTCACCTGGGATGAAAAAGGAGTCCGCAGTTTCAGTGCAAGCTCAGCTTCTACTGTTCCCAGTGAGGCAGGAACTTCGAAGAATGGGAATGGATTGAGAGATTCTGCTCACAGCAAGCTAGGTTCAGGCAGTCTAGGGAGAGCAACTGTTTTTGGATTCAAGGCTGGTGAGGGGTACGGGAATGATGCCTCTGGGAAGAATGGTTCTGTTTCGGTGTCTGATAATACGGAAGCATCAATTTCATGTGGTCCTGATGGGAATCATTCTGATGGATTCTCAAAGGAAAATTTTCCTGCTCCCAATGTGCCAAGGATGTTCAGCAGCAATGCACAGGAACATGCCGCTGGAAAAAGCACCAGTAGCAAAACCTCTTTTTCATTTACAGATAGTCTTTTTCGCGATAACAGTTTTCCCTTTAGATCTAGTGCTTCAGCTGGTCCATCTTCGGAAAGTTCAGCATCTAACCTGCCTGAAGAAATGAGGAAGTTGAAATTAGGAGGCAGAACGCAGGACGTTGTTCATACGTATTCAGTTGGTACCTGTCCTCTGCCTTCTGACGGAGGGATCTCTGGTAAGAACCCCTTTCCAGGTTCGAACACACCAGGGCCTAGAAAACCTATTTCTGAATTAAAGGTCAGTGAGGGCATGGAAAATGGTGATGATAGCAATTTTGTTTTCAGGTTTAGCAGTGTGAGAACAACGTCAGTTGGGAACAAAGATGCATCTACTTATACTTTTGGAGATTCACGTTCTGAACTACATAACGAATTGAACACTAAAAATGGAGGAAATTCTCCAGGCAATGTTGCTGAGAGTGGGAATGTTCCCTATCGGGTCGAGCCAGGAGACATTGGCAGGAATAAAGAGGAACCAGCTATTGATAGCAGCTCAAAACGTGAAAATGTGGCGTCTGGCTTGGATAATGGTATCCTAAGGCATGGGAATTTCTTTGGGATTAATCATCCAAAATCATCAAATGGTGATCCAGGTTATGGATTCCCTGGAAAGTCAACTTCCAGTCTGCCTGATGAGAACCGGTCCTCAAAcaataaaaatggaatctataaGACTGGGTACCATAGTTCCAATGTACCAGGGACCTCCAAGGGTGACAGTGAAAGTTCATCCACTAGGAAAAGCTCTATACATGCGAGCAGCTTCTCAAATGCAGGTGATAGTTTCTATCAGAAAATTCCTGATGTAGAGCAGAATTACGCTAACTGGTTTCAGATGAACTCAGAGTCCACCCTGAATGACGAGACGAGGAAGTTGGATTTAGAGAACATCTCACACAATTCTGGTAGCACGCGCGGTACTGTTAATGTTCCTGTTTCTTGTGAGCCAGGGATCGTTGGTGGAGAGAGGAGGATTCCCACCAAGGACAAATTTAGCACTTCTCAAGGTGGAGTTACTCAGCAGGGTGATTTTATCTTTGGATCTAGCACTTCGGGTCTGAATGATAACTTAACTGGTCATTCTTTTCAAACCACAGATGGTGTGCTGCCCAACGAAATGGGAAAATCAACTACTGAGAATGAAAAACTGAAATTTAATAGTACATTTCTTCATGGTAGTTCTCATGCTCCCAGGACGTCCAGCAAACCAGGGAGATATAGCCATTACTCAAGCAAGGGAAAGAATTCCAGGCGTTCCTCTGTAGCCAGATCACACGGAACTGGTAAGGCTCATCATCCTGGACATAATGTACATGACATTGATGATCCAACTTTTTCAGTTCATAGAGCAGACACGGATATCTCTTCTTCTAGGTACTCCAGCGAAGATTCATTAAATGTATCAGAGAAGAGTTCACGTGAATCCATGGGTCATGAAAGAGTTTTGGGATCTTTCAAGTTCGGAggggaaagagaaagggaatCTGGTCCTGAGATGCATCCAGTGGAAGACGCAAGGCTTAACACAAGCAGTAGAACGTCTTCAGCATCCATTGGGTGTAAAGTCCCATCATTTGCTAGCATTCCCTCAGAGTTACCTGGTTCTTGGGGATGTTCAGAGGAACCACACGCAGGTGCAGGAACTTCACATCTTGAGAATCCATCTCAACCCAAAGATTTCATGGGGTTCACTTCTGCGAACTCTTTCACAAGCGAGGACAAGCAATTTGCATTTAATTCCAAAGAAGGACGCAGCAAAACTGTTAgaccaaagaaaaggagagggaaGTTGAAGCAGCCTGCTGTAAGTCAATCTAGGGAACAGTCAACTTTACCTCAGGAGATAAGTTCCTTGGAAAGGTCTGAATTGGACTCTTCGGGAAGTTACTCACCAATGGATTTCTCTCCTTACAGGGAAACATCCCCTTGTGATTTCTCGAGGGCAACCTCTGTAGCATCTGGTGAATCTGTTGGTCCTGGTGTTGATCATGTCTCAAAAGATTCCTATTGTGCTGTTCCCAGTGATGAGGTAGACACAAAAGTGGATAGTGGTTCACAGCCCTTACACAGTGATGAAGGGGtgacaaaagaaaagttggacAATTTGATTGGGGAAAATGTGAAGCAGTATGTTAGCAGAAGCACAGCTGGGCCCATGGACTCCAACAGAAATGACACTTGGAGAGGGTCTGGGGATAATCATCATTCTGCTTCAAGGGCTGAAAATGAATGGCTTGACTCTAAAATGGCAAATCTGGATGTTGAGAGTGAAAGATGTATGACATCTGGTGAATCCAATACATTGGGCTTGGGAAATTCAGAGAAAGATGACCAAAAAATATTCAGTTTTGCTTCAGCTAAGGAACCTGAATTCGCATTTGCTGCATCATCTGCCCCACAACCTCCTTTCTCAGCAAAGAGCCATCCTGGAAGAAAGTTTCGGACTAAATCTAGCAAGAATGCTTGTGGATCCACCTCAAGTGTGAACTCTCAGATGAAATTTGCTTCGGTCATGTTCCCGCTTGCTGGTGGTGGCATTGGTCAGGCTActataaatgaaaaagaagttaGTTGGCGCCAGAATTCTGACGCATCAGTAAGCCAGAGCTTATTTACTGATGTAAAGTCATCAGCGAACCAAGAACTTTTGTCTTCCACCAGTGGTACTCCTGGTGAATATGGTTCTAAAGTGTCTGTAGAGACTCCCATTACATTGAGTTCTGATACACAGTCCGGACCCAAGTCAACTGCAACTGCGTCACTGGAGGCTTGTGAAAAGTGGCGATTAAGGTCCATCTTGTTTCTAACTTTTTATTATGTTCTGGCCTTTTCTATATTCCTTGGTCCTTTTTTCAGTCGGTAGTTTTTATTGGACATTTGGGTTACTCAATTCTTTTTCGATCTGTTTACGCCAGGGGAAACCAAGCTTATGGAAAAGGGGATTTTTCCATCGCTGAGGAGTATTATACTCGTGGTTTAAGTAGCATTTCTCCAAATGAAACGTCTAGAAGCTGCCGTAGAGCTTTAGTGCTGTGTTACAGCAATCGTGCAGCAACTCGTTTGTCTCTTGACAGGGTAAGAGAAGCATTAATGGACTGTATGGAAGCTATTGCAATTGATCCCCACTTCCCGAAGGTGCTACTTAGAGCTGCAAAGTAAGTAGGATGTGCTTAAtgaatcttttttctttatccttttttgtgttttatccTAGTCAACAATAATTTACTTATGACTGTTCAGCCGCAAAGTGTTCTTCATGATCACAATATTCTTCAATTAAATCATAGGCATGGAAATATACTAATATTTTTTCCTAGTCATGTATGATTTTACTAACTCAGTCTATCTGAGTATGATGAGATTGATTTTACGTAATGCATGCTACTATTGTTAATGTTGCACAGGCGCCGTTGCATTTAAGCTGGTGGTTTGATTAGGAAAGTCTTAGTGATAACCTTGATTTTGCCTACTCTGACagtatttttaacttttaatccTTACATTCAAATTTCCCAAGTAATTGTGATGTCATGTTTTACTCCGTAATGTaaattttcattccttaaaatcgtagctttttctttttccctgtaTGTTCTGCAAGATAGGAAGTAGCTTTCTTGTTGACATGCCTAACACAAAACCGAATTTTTTCTCATGACCCCGTTTACACCGGAAGCTATATATACCTGTTGCTATGGAGGTTAAACTGTCATATATCTTGTTGTTCCAACCAATGTAATACTTAggttcttttctccttttggaGGTTTATATACAATTGAGTTGGGCATGCCTAGCCATTGACAACTATTTCTTATCAGTTTTGTTGTTACTGTGATTATTACTATCTTTATCTCTGTTACTTCTGTTAAGTGTTTTGTTTTGGGAGTCTTACTTCTCTCTTTTCAGTTGCTATCTTGTCCTTGGGGATGTTCAAGATGCATTAACGTACTACAAAAAGTGCCTGCAATTTGGAAGCAATTCAAATGCAGATCAGAAGGTTGTCACAGAAGCTTCAGATGGTTTACAAAAGGCTCAGGTAGTGTTGGTTTGACTGTTTTATATTCTTGTGCTAACAGTAAACTAGTTAAACTGTTCTTGTGTTGCATAGTTTTCTATCgttgtaaatttgaaaataccaAGAGGAAAACAGAATATTTAGTTtcttaaaatgaataaaaaaggtGAACTAGTCAAGCACCATGAAACATAAGTGTATTACTTTCGGACATCATGGAACATGAATATCATGGCAAATATGTTCT
Coding sequences:
- the LOC116246453 gene encoding uncharacterized protein LOC116246453 isoform X3 is translated as MAVDFGARRESQMSDRSAGRSSFASPFAGELRGKPPFADSLSGSKATGPFSRPPSKFDPLNARSSFLGHQRSSGSSENPGAQVFMGYRTQSGAGENSRVQTVDSPFLPSVNPTLFGNSAVKSQNPSRQRVLKVKRRSTPQKGKDSAPGDSGAGADGEKIGGVSDDPFGSKESSASDCPDLCWDGSSSKSGDRAGWVGLDGSGMEFGFDSGTWNISKGKGTSEIGNVGDSRRCAGSAKPNDARFLGSMSFGDVDGRRINGDFLFGCSGDCTTSSGSRVDGLFNKRDNEDTGGSSCYPEVSEQTKGLPERVSGWKPFSSSTSLEQKEPASASGLGSEGPVLGKDNSEGFNSKFGRSGLSGGSVFVFGSQKDPKQSSVNSGDDSSSMSFKMATEMRHLKIDDVGSTGRHMHSANNLNLKGENSIPGIREWVGSADSKIDIGSMAGEEPRSERFAFGANRGNTWSSDKSNSLARGLSEGTEKKLPDEMRKLKIDEAQEACSGGSVFVFGSQKDPKQSSVNSGDDSSSMSFKMATEMRHLKIDDVGSTGRYMHSADNLNLKGENSIPGVREWVGSADSKIDIGSMAGEEPRSERFAFGANRGKTWSFDKSNSLAGGLSEGTEKKLPDEMRKLKIDEAQEACSSASFTFGFGTKTDASAGASRNQCFVSRSTRGSGSARVSSESAKNILPNEMRKLKIEEKLEVYSSDYRENQSTAANIDQNITMGSVGRTPETNIAFEVRERAVPSPGTGLSSTSFVFGSNKFGTQCFQTTQEAGQSGSTARTDSRTTSFTFGHKNANDFTWDEKGVRSFSASSASTVPSEAGTSKNGNGLRDSAHSKLGSGSLGRATVFGFKAGEGYGNDASGKNGSVSVSDNTEASISCGPDGNHSDGFSKENFPAPNVPRMFSSNAQEHAAGKSTSSKTSFSFTDSLFRDNSFPFRSSASAGPSSESSASNLPEEMRKLKLGGRTQDVVHTYSVGTCPLPSDGGISGKNPFPGSNTPGPRKPISELKVSEGMENGDDSNFVFRFSSVRTTSVGNKDASTYTFGDSRSELHNELNTKNGGNSPGNVAESGNVPYRVEPGDIGRNKEEPAIDSSSKRENVASGLDNGILRHGNFFGINHPKSSNGDPGYGFPGKSTSSLPDENRSSNNKNGIYKTGYHSSNVPGTSKGDSESSSTRKSSIHASSFSNAGDSFYQKIPDVEQNYANWFQMNSESTLNDETRKLDLENISHNSGSTRGTVNVPVSCEPGIVGGERRIPTKDKFSTSQDGVLPNEMGKSTTENEKLKFNSTFLHGSSHAPRTSSKPGRYSHYSSKGKNSRRSSVARSHGTGKAHHPGHNVHDIDDPTFSVHRADTDISSSRYSSEDSLNVSEKSSRESMGHERVLGSFKFGGERERESGPEMHPVEDARLNTSSRTSSASIGCKVPSFASIPSELPGSWGCSEEPHAGAGTSHLENPSQPKDFMGFTSANSFTSEDKQFAFNSKEGRSKTVRPKKRRGKLKQPAVSQSREQSTLPQEISSLERSELDSSGSYSPMDFSPYRETSPCDFSRATSVASGESVGPGVDHVSKDSYCAVPSDEVDTKVDSGSQPLHSDEGVTKEKLDNLIGENVKQYVSRSTAGPMDSNRNDTWRGSGDNHHSASRAENEWLDSKMANLDVESERCMTSGESNTLGLGNSEKDDQKIFSFASAKEPEFAFAASSAPQPPFSAKSHPGRKFRTKSSKNACGSTSSVNSQMKFASVMFPLAGGGIGQATINEKEVSWRQNSDASVSQSLFTDVKSSANQELLSSTSGTPGEYGSKVSVETPITLSSDTQSGPKSTATASLEACEKWRLRGNQAYGKGDFSIAEEYYTRGLSSISPNETSRSCRRALVLCYSNRAATRLSLDRVREALMDCMEAIAIDPHFPKVLLRAANCYLVLGDVQDALTYYKKCLQFGSNSNADQKVVTEASDGLQKAQQVDECTDRASNLLLQKTPDATANALQVIDEALLISRCSECLFGLKAEALLMLRKYEDVIQLCEQTLGSAERNSVLVSSHSSHKHDDGTAKLEKGTARIWRWCMIARGYFLLGRLEDALDLLEKHGMADCYVDISYRHGMKVSGSSPAFPAVIRELLRLKSAGNEAFQAGRHAEAVEHYTSALAYNIESRPFAAICFANRAAAYQALNQITDAIADCSLAMALDTNYSKAVSRRATLHEMIRDYGQASDDLQRLVSLLERQIEDKTIQTGAVGRVGTAVADLRQAQRRLAAVQEEAKKDVPLNIYLILGIDPTCTASEVKKAYRKAALKHHPDKAGQFLVRNENGDDGLWKEVAAEVHKDADRLFKMIGEAYATASDPGKRLQFDSEEKMFKAQKKGTGSSPSQPPPESQSRQYSPLYKGAMRTSREQRERHYRWSESSSWSRYS
- the LOC116246453 gene encoding uncharacterized protein LOC116246453 isoform X1, which produces MAVDFGARRESQMSDRSAGRSSFASPFAGELRGKPPFADSLSGSKATGPFSRPPSKFDPLNARSSFLGHQRSSGSSENPGAQVFMGYRTQSGAGENSRVQTVDSPFLPSVNPTLFGNSAVKSQNPSRQRVLKVKRRSTPQKGKDSAPGDSGAGADGEKIGGVSDDPFGSKESSASDCPDLCWDGSSSKSGDRAGWVGLDGSGMEFGFDSGTWNISKGKGTSEIGNVGDSRRCAGSAKPNDARFLGSMSFGDVDGRRINGDFLFGCSGDCTTSSGSRVDGLFNKRDNEDTGGSSCYPEVSEQTKGLPERVSGWKPFSSSTSLEQKEPASASGLGSEGPVLGKDNSEGFNSKFGRSGLSGGSVFVFGSQKDPKQSSVNSGDDSSSMSFKMATEMRHLKIDDVGSTGRHMHSANNLNLKGENSIPGIREWVGSADSKIDIGSMAGEEPRSERFAFGANRGNTWSSDKSNSLARGLSEGTEKKLPDEMRKLKIDEAQEACSGGSVFVFGSQKDPKQSSVNSGDDSSSMSFKMATEMRHLKIDDVGSTGRYMHSADNLNLKGENSIPGVREWVGSADSKIDIGSMAGEEPRSERFAFGANRGKTWSFDKSNSLAGGLSEGTEKKLPDEMRKLKIDEAQEACSSASFTFGFGTKTDASAGASRNQCFVSRSTRGSGSARVSSESAKNILPNEMRKLKIEEKLEVYSSDYRENQSTAANIDQNITMGSVGRTPETNIAFEVRERAVPSPGTGLSSTSFVFGSNKFGTQCFQTTQEAGQSGSTARTDSRTTSFTFGHKNANDFTWDEKGVRSFSASSASTVPSEAGTSKNGNGLRDSAHSKLGSGSLGRATVFGFKAGEGYGNDASGKNGSVSVSDNTEASISCGPDGNHSDGFSKENFPAPNVPRMFSSNAQEHAAGKSTSSKTSFSFTDSLFRDNSFPFRSSASAGPSSESSASNLPEEMRKLKLGGRTQDVVHTYSVGTCPLPSDGGISGKNPFPGSNTPGPRKPISELKVSEGMENGDDSNFVFRFSSVRTTSVGNKDASTYTFGDSRSELHNELNTKNGGNSPGNVAESGNVPYRVEPGDIGRNKEEPAIDSSSKRENVASGLDNGILRHGNFFGINHPKSSNGDPGYGFPGKSTSSLPDENRSSNNKNGIYKTGYHSSNVPGTSKGDSESSSTRKSSIHASSFSNAGDSFYQKIPDVEQNYANWFQMNSESTLNDETRKLDLENISHNSGSTRGTVNVPVSCEPGIVGGERRIPTKDKFSTSQGGVTQQGDFIFGSSTSGLNDNLTGHSFQTTDGVLPNEMGKSTTENEKLKFNSTFLHGSSHAPRTSSKPGRYSHYSSKGKNSRRSSVARSHGTGKAHHPGHNVHDIDDPTFSVHRADTDISSSRYSSEDSLNVSEKSSRESMGHERVLGSFKFGGERERESGPEMHPVEDARLNTSSRTSSASIGCKVPSFASIPSELPGSWGCSEEPHAGAGTSHLENPSQPKDFMGFTSANSFTSEDKQFAFNSKEGRSKTVRPKKRRGKLKQPAVSQSREQSTLPQEISSLERSELDSSGSYSPMDFSPYRETSPCDFSRATSVASGESVGPGVDHVSKDSYCAVPSDEVDTKVDSGSQPLHSDEGVTKEKLDNLIGENVKQYVSRSTAGPMDSNRNDTWRGSGDNHHSASRAENEWLDSKMANLDVESERCMTSGESNTLGLGNSEKDDQKIFSFASAKEPEFAFAASSAPQPPFSAKSHPGRKFRTKSSKNACGSTSSVNSQMKFASVMFPLAGGGIGQATINEKEVSWRQNSDASVSQSLFTDVKSSANQELLSSTSGTPGEYGSKVSVETPITLSSDTQSGPKSTATASLEACEKWRLRGNQAYGKGDFSIAEEYYTRGLSSISPNETSRSCRRALVLCYSNRAATRLSLDRVREALMDCMEAIAIDPHFPKVLLRAANCYLVLGDVQDALTYYKKCLQFGSNSNADQKVVTEASDGLQKAQQVDECTDRASNLLLQKTPDATANALQVIDEALLISRCSECLFGLKAEALLMLRKYEDVIQLCEQTLGSAERNSVLVSSHSSHKHDDGTAKLEKGTARIWRWCMIARGYFLLGRLEDALDLLEKHGMADCYVDISYRHGMKVSGSSPAFPAVIRELLRLKSAGNEAFQAGRHAEAVEHYTSALAYNIESRPFAAICFANRAAAYQALNQITDAIADCSLAMALDTNYSKAVSRRATLHEMIRDYGQASDDLQRLVSLLERQIEDKTIQTGAVGRVGTAVADLRQAQRRLAAVQEEAKKDVPLNIYLILGIDPTCTASEVKKAYRKAALKHHPDKAGQFLVRNENGDDGLWKEVAAEVHKDADRLFKMIGEAYATASDPGKRLQFDSEEKMFKAQKKGTGSSPSQPPPESQSRQYSPLYKGAMRTSREQRERHYRWSESSSWSRYS
- the LOC116246453 gene encoding uncharacterized protein LOC116246453 isoform X2, which gives rise to MAVDFGARRESQMSDRSAGRSSFASPFAGELRGKPPFADSLSGSKATGPFSRPPSKFDPLNARSSFLGHQRSSGSSENPGAQVFMGYRTQSGAGENSRVQTVDSPFLPSVNPTLFGNSAVKSQNPSRQRVLKVKRRSTPQKGKDSAPGDSGAGADGEKIGGVSDDPFGSKESSASDCPDLCWDGSSSKSGDRAGWVGLDGSGMEFGFDSGTWNISKGKGTSEIGNVGDSRRCAGSAKPNDARFLGSMSFGDVDGRRINGDFLFGCSGDCTTSSGSRVDGLFNKRDNEDTGGSSCYPEVSEQTKGLPERVSGWKPFSSSTSLEQKEPASASGLGSEGPVLGKDNSEGFNSKFGRSGLSGGSVFVFGSQKDPKQSSVNSGDDSSSMSFKMATEMRHLKIDDVGSTGRHMHSANNLNLKGENSIPGIREWVGSADSKIDIGSMAGEEPRSERFAFGANRGNTWSSDKSNSLARGLSEGTEKKLPDEMRKLKIDEAQEACSGGSVFVFGSQKDPKQSSVNSGDDSSSMSFKMATEMRHLKIDDVGSTGRYMHSADNLNLKGENSIPGVREWVGSADSKIDIGSMAGEEPRSERFAFGANRGKTWSFDKSNSLAGGLSEGTEKKLPDEMRKLKIDEAQEACSSASFTFGFGTKTDASAGASRNQCFVSRSTRGSGSARVSSESAKNILPNEMRKLKIEEKLEVYSSDYRENQSTAANIDQNITMGSVGRTPETNIAFEVRERAVPSPGTGLSSTSFVFGSNKFGTQCFQTTQEAGQSGSTARTDSRTTSFTFGHKNANDFTWDEKGVRSFSASSASTVPSEAGTSKNGNGLRDSAHSKLGSGSLGRATVFGFKAGEGYGNDASGKNGSVSVSDNTEASISCGPDGNHSDGFSKENFPAPNVPRMFSSNAQEHAAGKSTSSKTSFSFTDSLFRDNSFPFRSSASAGPSSESSASNLPEEMRKLKLGGRTQDVVHTYSVGTCPLPSDGGISGKNPFPGSNTPGPRKPISELKVSEGMENGDDSNFVFRFSSVRTTSVGNKDASTYTFGDSRSELHNELNTKNGGNSPGNVAESGNVPYRVEPGDIGRNKEEPAIDSSSKRENVASGLDNGILRHGNFFGINHPKSSNGDPGYGFPGKSTSSLPDENRSSNNKNGIYKTGYHSSNVPGTSKGDSESSSTRKSSIHASSFSNAGDSFYQKIPDVEQNYANWFQMNSESTLNDETRKLDLENISHNSGSTRGTVNVPVSCEPGIVGGERRIPTKDKFSTSQGGVTQQGDFIFGSSTSGLNDNLTGHSFQTTDGVLPNEMGKSTTENEKLKFNSTFLHGSSHAPRTSSKPGRYSHYSSKGKNSRRSSVARSHGTGKAHHPGHNVHDIDDPTFSVHRADTDISSSRYSSEDSLNVSEKSSRESMGHERVLGSFKFGGERERESGPEMHPVEDARLNTSSRTSSASIGCKVPSFASIPSELPGSWGCSEEPHAGAGTSHLENPSQPKDFMGFTSANSFTSEDKQFAFNSKEGRSKTVRPKKRRGKLKQPAVSQSREQSTLPQEISSLERSELDSSGSYSPMDFSPYRETSPCDFSRATSVASGESVGPGVDHVSKDSYCAVPSDEVDTKVDSGSQPLHSDEGVTKEKLDNLIGENVKQYVSRSTAGPMDSNRNDTWRGSGDNHHSASRAENEWLDSKMANLDVESERCMTSGESNTLGLGNSEKDDQKIFSFASAKEPEFAFAASSAPQPPFSAKSHPGRKFRTKSSKNACGSTSSVNSQMKFASVMFPLAGGGIGQATINEKEVSWRQNSDASVSQSLFTDVKSSANQELLSSTSGTPGEYGSKVSVETPITLSSDTQSGPKSTATASLEACEKWRLRGNQAYGKGDFSIAEEYYTRGLSSISPNETSRSCRRALVLCYSNRAATRLSLDRVREALMDCMEAIAIDPHFPKVLLRAANCYLVLGDVQDALTYYKKCLQFGSNSNADQKVVTEASDGLQKAQQVDECTDRASNLLLQKTPDATANALQVIDEALLISRCSECLFGLKAEALLMLRKYEDVIQLCEQTLGSAERNSVLVSSHSSHKHDDGTAKLEKGTARIWRWCMIARGYFLLGRLEDALDLLEKHGMADCYVDMHGMKVSGSSPAFPAVIRELLRLKSAGNEAFQAGRHAEAVEHYTSALAYNIESRPFAAICFANRAAAYQALNQITDAIADCSLAMALDTNYSKAVSRRATLHEMIRDYGQASDDLQRLVSLLERQIEDKTIQTGAVGRVGTAVADLRQAQRRLAAVQEEAKKDVPLNIYLILGIDPTCTASEVKKAYRKAALKHHPDKAGQFLVRNENGDDGLWKEVAAEVHKDADRLFKMIGEAYATASDPGKRLQFDSEEKMFKAQKKGTGSSPSQPPPESQSRQYSPLYKGAMRTSREQRERHYRWSESSSWSRYS